The Paenibacillus sp. BIC5C1 DNA segment GCATAATCATATGGGCGGTAGAGCTTTTCCATATATAGAATTGCTGTGCGAATTTCCGGAGCAAGCCGTTTGCACCTCACTAACGAGGCATGATTGAAGCTGGACAGAATGACCTGTTGTTCCATATCCCAATCCCGAATCGCTTGTATCAACTTTTCTTCCATTCCTTTATAACTAACAATACCATTTTTCATTTCCAGGTTAAGTAGTATGTCTTTTCCCCGAACCAGATCGAATAATTCATCCAAAGATGGAATGCGTTCTCCGGCAAAATCGGCATGGAACCAAGCTCCTGCGTCAAGAGTACGCAATTCTTCAACTGATTTATCCTTGACCCAGCCTTCTGCTCCAGCAGTGCGGCTTAACGTCTCATCATGTATCAGTACAAGTCTACCGTCACTGGACAGCTGCACATCCGTTTCAATGCCTGTCGCTCCAAGCTGCAAACTGCGTTCAAATGCAACCATCGTATTCTCGGGACATACGGCGGATGCTCCCCTATGGGCAATATTTTCAACTTTTTTCATTCCAGCCCCTCCTGAGATCAACATTAACTCTATGACTCTCACTATAAACACAGTTTGTCATACCTGTATTAACAGAGCGTTTAATTGTGTGCTCCGTCCGTGTATAGGGTAACATCTTGGGGTGCTGGGGATTCACTCATTTTGTGAACTCAATCTGTAAAGCAGACATAATATAGTATCAGTCATAGACAACTGCACTCCGCTGTAAGGAGGTCGCTCATTGAAACCCCTAAACAAGAAGAGATCTGTATCTCACACAACTTCCTCCCAGAAAACTCACTTACCCAGAATTTCTGCCAAAAGCAGATCCGGCAAACCCAACAGCAAAACAAGAACGCCCCCCGGAGCACGCCAACATATGAAAAAGGCATCCGTTCGCGGGCTGGCCGTTCCTGACAAAACAAATAATCAAGCATCTGTCATTAACACACAGCGTGGTCTGGATCAGTTGGCTGTTATCGCCGCTATTCTGGCCCTTATTGCTGCTGTAATCGGATTGTATATTGCCTGGAAAACACTCAGTTTGCCTGGTGATACTGTTGTAACGGTCTAACCTCTCTTGTCTTGTCCTGCCCTGCTCTGTCTCTCTTTTTCCTAGAGGCGGAGTTCCTTTTTTTTTTTTGCAAACAAAAAAAACCGTTCCCCTGAGACGCCGACCGTACCGGCGTCTCTTTGGAAAGGCCATTTCTTCATCGGGCATTGCCCCGGCAACTATGTCACCGTCCAGGAATGGCTGACCGAATTACAGTACGAATGTACGAGAGATGATAACGAGCAGGATGAACAACACCAGTATCGCGCCTGTTGATGTCCATGCTCCACCGCCAAAGCCGCCGTATCCGTAACCGTATCCTGTGCCTTTAATTTCGCTCATGAGTGACACTCCCCTCTTTTAAGAAAGTACACTATAGACTATGTTTTGGAAGGGAACTTGCTTGGGCACATCGGAAAGTTTTCCGCTGGAGCGGGTAGTTACTTATCCTGAAGCTGAGACCACTTCTGAGTCAATTGTGCCGGAATATAGGAGGACATCCGGTTCAATAGTTCAGCCGGATCAGATTCCAGACTCCATAGACTGAGATGTGAGGTATTGGAAAATCCTTCATGCACGCTGTGCTCAACCATTTTCATCAACGGCTCGTAATATCCGTTTACATTTAGCAAACCAACGGGTTTACGATGAATACCAATTTGTGCCCAGCAAAGAACCTCAAATAGTTCTTCAAATGTACCCATCCCACCAGGAAGCGCCACAAATCCGTCGGACAGCTCGGCCATCGTTGCCTTGCGTTCATGCATCGTTCCCACTTCAATCAGCTGCGTAAGTCCTCCATGAACGACCTCTCCCCGGAATAAGCCAGTTGGCATGACACCAATCACTTCTCCACCCTGTTCCAGAGCAGCATCGGCTACCGCGCCCATTAATCCCATACATGATCCCCCATAGACAAGTGCGTACCCACTATCGGCGATCTGTTTACCCAATTTAATAGCCTGCTGTGTGTAATCGGGGTGATTTCCCGGGTTGGAGCCTGCAAAAACACATATACGTTTCAATGGGTTTCACTCCTTCTCATTATCTATTTCATTAGTGTATAACATGAATGTAAATACTATGTTACATCACTCATCATACTCAAGTGAATAAAAAAACACCCGACCGTTTGCAGCCGGCCGGGCTCCCATAATTAGTACACATCATTTAGAAGGGGTTGTTACTGTTTACTATAAAGGCCGAACATTAAATCCATATGATCTTTGCATGAAATGAATATTAAATATCATTGGACTTATCGTATTCCACGCCGTGAGCGCACCACAAACATATGCTTGTCCTTGCGAAGAATCCGGCCGTCTGCAAGCTCAACCTGATCCTCATCATGACGTATAATGGTTGTGGATAATGCTACAATTTTGGCCCGACGCCAAATCATAACCTGTGATTTGAAATAGATGGCATTTTCAAATTGTACGGCCTTTTTCATCACATATCCAACCTTATGCACCTCGGATCGCGCTTTTTTCAAGGGAAGGCTCTCTTCAGGCAGAGGCCGGATCATTGCGATATTGTCGAACGATACCTTGATCCGCTTGGGTCCGATTCGTACACAATCCGCTTCTTCATCCCACTCGACCAGCGTTCCTTTCAGTGGCTCTCGTATGCCGGTTGCACGATATACGGCTACTTTCCGTCCTACCCAATGTCGCAATGCCATCGCCCCCCGTTTTTCTAGTTTTCCGGTATCGTCCAATCAATCGGTTCAATACCTTTGGAGGTCAAGAATTCATTGGCTTTGGAAAAAGGACGACTGCCCAGGAAGCCACGATGTGCTGCAAGCGGACTTGGATGTGTGGACTCCAACACCAGGTGTTTATCCCGGTTAATGAACGCCCCTTTCTTCTGGGCATGACTGCCCCAAAGCATAAATACCATCGGTTCTGAACGTTCATTCAATGCCCGGATAACAGCGTCAGTAAACGTCTGCCAACCCAGTCCCTGATGGGAGTTCGGCTGTCCTTCACGTACCGTCAGAACTGCATTCAGCAACAGCACACCCTGCTCTGCCCAATGAACGAGCGATCCGTGATTCGGAATCGGCAGACCCAGATCCGCGTGAAGCTCCTTATATATATTTTTCAAAGAAGGAGGAATACGCACCCCCGGTCTGACCGAGAAACTTAATCCTTGAGCCTGACCTGCTCCGTGATAAGGGTCCTGACCGATAATTACGGCCTTGACCTTATGATACGGAGTCAGTTTAAGAGCCGAGAACAAATCTTCCTTGGGTGGAAAGATGGTCTGTGTTTTATACTCGGCGGCGAGTGCATAACGAATGTTGTTGAAATACTCGGCTTCAGTCTCTTCCTGAAGCACCGTGTCCCAATCATTTCCAAACATATGTAAAGGCTCCTTTCCCTGATAAATACATATCCGTGCAGTCCACATAACGAACTGCCACCTGCGTGAGCCGCATCCTACGACTCATAGACTATCCACCATTTTAACATAACCGGGGACAGCAGACCAGAAGTGTACATCAGGGATAGGTTGCCTGTATAACTAACGTTACTTCAAAGTGACCATGAAACAGCGCGCTGCAATTTGATGTGCTTTAATTCTGTACTATTCAAACCTGAACGGGTATGCCCTCATCTTTATTGACCAAGACGGTGCTTATTCTTCTGAGCCCCTCTTCAAGAACCGAACGCGGACATGCCAGGTTCAGACGGATACAACCGCCTCCATTAGCTACGAACATATGTCCATCTTCAAGTAATACCCCTGCTTGTTCAGCGAAAAATAAAGGCAGATTTACATTTGAGGGGACGTATGCCGTAATATCAATCCATGCCAGATACGTAGCTTCCGGAATATGAAATACCGCCTGTGGCAGATAACGCTTCACATATTGATCCACAACGGCAAAATTGTCGTCGAGATACGTTTTCAACTGTCTCAGCCATTCGTCGCCATGTTCGTAAGCCGCTTGTGTTGCAGCAATGCTCAGCGGATTTTTGAATCCATAATGCCGTTTCTGCCAGATTGTTCGAAGTCCTTCATTTGCAATAATTACATTCGAGAACATTAGGCCCGCCATATTGAACGTTTTGCTTGGAGACATACATGTAACGATTCGATCTGTATTCGGGAACAGCTTGGCAAGCGGTGTATGCTTCTTGCCTGTACGCAGCAAGTCACAGTGAATTTCATCCGAGATTACCCACACGTTATGGCTCAGACAGATCTCACCCACACGTTGTAACTCTTCTGTTGACCATACCCTTCCAGACGGATTATGCGGATTGCAAAAAATACATAATGTGACTTGCTCATCACTGGCTTTGGCTTCAAAATCTGCAAAGTCTATTGAATAATGTCCCTGCTCGTTGATCAAATCTGAGCAAACCAGTTCAAGATGATTATGCTCCGCAGCCGATTTGAAATAACCATAGGAGGGTGTCACAATCAGCACCTTCTCATTCGGTTTGCAAATGTATTCAACCAATTCATATAGCGCAGGAATGATCCCATGTGAGGTCTCCAGATGCTCCTTGGGGAATGACCAGTCGTAGTATCTGTGCATCCAGTTGGAGACAGCTTCGTAGTATGCCGGATCGAATACCTGGGAGTACCCCATAATTTTCCGGTCCAGGCGCTCCTTGACTGCTTCCCGTATTTCGGGAGGTGTGGCAAACTCCATATCTGCAATCCACATGCGAATGAATTCTTCATCCTTAAAGGGAAATTTCATATCTTCTGTTCCGTTAAAAATATATTGACGGAAACCATCCGTATTCATGGCATTGGTTCCTGTGCGATCAATAATCTCATCAAAATCATACTTCATAGCCTTCTGCGCCTCTTTCTCTCTGTTCTCCATCCTGGGATGAGGTTCTGTTAGATACATTATTTCATGGCTCAGAAGTTACATCAAACGCAGTACAATCTATTCAGAAGAAACAAATCCATCTTAATGTTTCGTGATAATAGGTATTTTCATGAAAAAAGTGTTATATTTTTCGTAAAGATTGATTTTACCAAGGGGTTTCCCCTTTTCTCATATTCTTAAGAAACTTAACAGAAGGAGATCCGATATGAACACCATCAACCAAGAAGTAGGCAAGAAAATCCGTAATTTTCGCAAATGGAAAGGATTAACGGTTCAGCAGCTGGCGGATCAGATCCACAAAAGTAAAGCCACTCTGTCCAAATATGAAAGTGGAGATATTACACTTGATGTAGTCACGCTGCATCAAATAGCTGATTCATTGAACATTCAAGTGGAGCAGCTGTTGTATATCGAGCCCAAGCAAGCCTCTCCGTTGATGAATACCGTACCGTCCAGCTTTTTCAAAAATTCCACGCGGTTTTATTCATATTTTTATGACGGGCGTAACAATAGCCTTATCCGTTGTGTCATTGACATGATGGCACAGTCGGACGCGAATCGTTATCGAACCGTGATGTATATGAACGTCAAGAATTTTGAGAATTATCAGGAATGCGAAAATATGTATTGGGGCCACACCGAGCATTACGACACACTCACCACGCTGATTCTGAAAAATCAGGCTACACCGCTGGAGAACCTGTATATTAACATTTTGGCATCTTTTCAGGAATCCGAGAAAAAGTGGGGGTTGATGGCCGGGGTTTCTTTCCGTCCCTTTATGCCCATCGCTTTGAAAATGTTATTCTCCCGAACGCCTTTGCCTGAGAATCAGGAGTTATATAATGAGCTGAAAATGTCAAAGGAAGATCTGCGCACGTTAAAAATCTATAATATGCTCGCCGTCACCTAAACCTCAACACAAGCTGGTTCATCAAAGTGGATTGGATGAGAATCCCCTGTATACAAAAAAAGGGCCGCAGTTATAAGCTATTACTGCTCATAAAAGCGCCCTTTTGGATCAGATGTTTATTACTTCACACTTCAACTTTGATGTATTATTCGATTAGTTCTTGATCAAATCAAGGGTTTCGTCAAATAATTGCTTCTGGTCCTCAATCTTGTTTTCATTACCGATAACACAGCGTTGCTGCTGTTCCAATATGGCGGATACGAGTTCCGCAAAACCTATAATGTCACTTTCTGTTGTGCTTAGCACTTCATCCCGTTCTTTCTGAAGATCGGATTCGGTGACATTAGACAGATAACATTCCAGAGAGAATGATCCTTCGCCATAAGGGGTCCTTGGTGTATCGAGGTCCTGGATGGCGCCAATGATATACCTCGTCATTTCCCGTTTATCTGCTTTGAAATCCTTCAGGTATTGCGGCATCTCTTCATAAACTTTGTATGTTTTTTCGAGATTCGGGTCGCGGTACGATGCTACATAGCTGTCTCCGTTACGTCTGAAGCCTGACATGCAGCCGTATGCTCCGCCTTTGGCTCTGATATTATTCCACAAGTAATCCAGAGATAGAATTCCCTGCAAGACACGCAGCGAGCCGGTATACGAATACCCTTTATCGATAAAATTACCTGTTTGAACGACATATTGGACTTCAGATGGAGATCTGAATCCTTCTTTGTGATGCACAGGTGTAAATGCCTCTTTTTCTTTGGCAACGTCCTGGGTGAACAGCTTCGCTTTCAAATCGGATACCTGTTTCTCCAAGCCCGCATATCCCTGATCATCCGCAGTGTAACTCACCAGCAAGTTTTCCGGTCTGAAAATAAAGCCAGTCAACGATTGAAGGCTGGTCGACAGTTCTTCTTTTCTTGCCTCAAAGTTCGCCTGAAGCTCCTCAAGCCACTGGTAAAAGGTGATGCCACTAACGGCTTCCCTGAAGTCTGCGACAGCAGAGTGTTTAGAGGTAGAACGGCCAATTCCCGCTGAATGCCCTCCGCTGATCAGATTGCGCTGCAAGTTGCCTTTCAACTGGGCAATAATTTCGTATAAACGCTTCGAATCATCAAATTTGGACGTAAACACAATTTCTTTGATCATGTCAAAAGCAAATCCAAGTTTGTCATACAGTACTTTGGCGTTGAATTCATACGTAGCCTTGAAATCACTGTGCTCATGCGCGTTTGCATACGTACCTATACCACTATGAATGCCCCCGGAATGAATGTGAATTTCATTCGACAATTCATTAAATGAGAAATTCTGAGTATCGACGTAACCGAGCACACTTTTCAGCAATCCAACATACGGCAGTAAACGCCGTGGGACTTCCTTAATATCGAACAACAGTCTCAGATAACCGATCCCATTGGTATAGATGTTATGGTGCAGTACCGTTGTACCTTCGACTTGATTTACCGTCTGGTAGAGCGTAGATGCTTTCGGTTCAATATCCTCTATCGACAACGTCGGAATCACCTGCTGTTGTTCCTTGGTTGACGGTGCATTCTGGTACTCGGCGAGAGCCTCGGTTCTCTGAATGAGCTGCTGAATCTCTTCCTGACTCAGTCCCGCCTGAACTGATTTCAGATGTGCTTTCAGCGCTTCTTCTTTGCGTGCGTTTAATCCTTTATCCGGCGTGACAGCAACAAAAGAAGTATGTGTATTTTTTAGTAAATACGTCTCAATCAACTTCTCGAAGTAACCCTCGGTCATCTTCGTTCTCAGCTCGGCAAATACGTCATTTGCTTCCAAATGAGTGAATGGAGCATCGACATCATACAGCCAGCTTTGCAATGAGGAGAAACCATAGATTAACCCTTTGGGCATTCTTCCATAATCCGCTTCACGGTGGTTGAATTCATAGGAATTAATACCTGCGAGCAGCGCTTTTGGATCAAAGCCTTCTTTCACAACACGCTCAAGCACCTCTTTTACCGTCCCCAGAAAATCTTCTTTGCTTGCCAGATTGCTCTTCTTCAATCCAACGGTGAACACGGGCTGATACAGGCTGTCATCATACGTACCATAGACATCCTTCGCAATGCCCTTATCCAGCAAAGCCTGCTTCAGAACCGCTCCTGGAGCGTTAAGCAATGCGTACAGCAAAATTTGAAACGAGATGTTTAATTCCTTGTCCAGACTTGTTCCAATAACCGCATTATAGGTCAAAAAGCTGTTATCCACTTCTGATTCGGTACTTCCGGCAGAATATGTTTTAACTGCGTCCACTCTTTCTCCGAATGCAGGTTGAGGCTGAATGGCAGAATCGATCTCAATCCGATCATACTCACTCAGATAGTTCTCATCTAACCACTGCAATTTCTCTTCCATATCCATATCCCCATACAAATAAATGAAACTATTGGATGGATGATAGTATCTGGAGTGGAAATCCAGCAAGCCTTGATAGGTCAGATCGGGAATGGCATCGGGAAATCCGCCTGATTCACAGGAATATGTAGTATCCGGGAAAAGTGAATTCAAGACTTCTCTGCGCACAATCCGTTCCGGGGAAGAAAAAGCACCCTTCATCTCGTTATATACAACGCCGTTATAGGTTAACTCATCTTCAGCTGAGGTCAGGTTGTAATTCCAACCTTCCTGCAGAAATATTTTTTCATTATCATAAATATTCGTGTGGAGTACTGCATCCAGATAAATATCCATCAGGTTATGGAAGTCATGATCATTCCGGCTTGCAATCGGATAAATCGTTTTATCGGGATATGTCATCGCATTCAGAAATGTATTAAGAGAACCCTTCAGCAATTCAACAAAGGAATCCTTCGCCGGAAATTTCTTGGAGCCACAAAGTACGGAATGTTCCAGAATGTGAGCTACACCTGTATTGTCTTCCGGAGGAGTACGGAAACCGATACTGAACACCTTATTATCATCTTGATTGGATAAGAGTACAATTTTGGCTCCGGATTTCTGATGTTCCAGGAGATACGCATCTGACTTCAACTCTTCAATTCTGCGTTCCTGCAGCACCTTATAGGGCTTAAGCTGTTTCAACATGGGTCGAGTCCTCCGTCCATTAAATTGTTTAGTTTGGTATGCAACCTTGAGTTCTTCAAGTTCAAAGTTAGAGGTAATTTATGCCTACGGATAGTATACACCATCGATCATGGTAATTCATAATGGGCAGCCTCATAGGCGTCATCTGATATGTATTATCATTTTTTTATGTTTATGAGCTGAATGGTACAGCAGAAAATCATAAAAATTAAATTTTTCAAACAAAAAAAGATCGCATGAACAACTTGTTTAACAAGTGTCATGCGATCTTTTCTTAGGATGCCGAGGACCGGGATCGAACCGGTACGGTAGTCACCTACCGCAGGATTTTAAGTCCTGTGCGTCTGCCAATTCCGCCACCCCGGCATGGGTATGTATTTCTTGGCGACAAGAAATATCTTACCATGAAATTTATAGCTTTGCAATACCTTAACATAAAATAATCCAAAAAAAATGAAACAGGCACTGCCAGCGTTAGCGAGCAGTGCCTAGAAAGTTCGAGTTGCGGTCCCGAACTTTCTTTAAACCATCTATATTAAGGGAGGTGTGAAATAAGAATACCTCCCCAACATTAAAGAAACCTAAAATCAGGCTTAAATTAAACTAAAAAAGAAGAATAGGTGCAATTCGGGCCGCCTCTTCCTCGCTGCATTCCACAACCACCAGGATATGCCCCTGTACCAGCCAATCTTCGTAGTAATTAGCATCTTCCTCGGAGACCCCTGCTTCGGTTAAGGTAAGCACCAAATCATCCGTTTCACTTCCAATCTCGTTGCCTGCAAGTTTGCGTACCGCTTTTCCGATGGACATCGTCTGATCCATCCGCTTGCCCAGACCAGCAAGCACCCCTTTAAACACGCCTAAAGCTCCATCTGTTCCTGCGCCCTTCAGAGGTAGCGGCAAACCAGTTTTCTCACTTACCATTTCGAGATTAACCTGTTCTTTGGCTACCGCGCCCAAATATTTATCTGCAATGCCTTCTTCTTTCAATTTATTCAGCATGATAATGGCTTCGTGCTCCGTACGTACAAGTCCAATCAGCAATTGTGTCATTATACATCCCCCTCCTTTTATCCTTATATAACCCCTGGTTGCTTCTTCAAAAACGGAAATCCTGTAATAAGTCCTTACACCTATGTAAAATATAATTTCTTATCTGGAAATCTATACCTAGTTCTGATAGACTATATAAAGAAGACAAATTAACCATTGAAATTATTGACATATCGAATTACTAATCCATAACCAGGAGCAATGACATATGAAAAAAGAGGTAGAAATTGCCATTCGACGCAAACAACAAATTATCGTCCGTAATACAAGCGGGCAAACGGTAACTGGATTTCCGGAACGTACAGCCGATGCTTCCATTCTTTCCTTACGGACCGTCCACGGAAGCCTGTGGATTCCATTCGACGAAGTGGAGCAAGTCACTCGTTTGTTAAGTATCCGCTCCCATCATTTAAGTGGAACGCAGTTGTGTACGGCTGATCTGTAAACAGGGAACAAACACTTCATGTATGTATACGTGAACTAGACGTGTTTATTTCGCCATTCATAAAATAAAACCAGACGCATCAACGTCTGGTTTTATTTTGCCTTTTACGCTATGCCACACACTTCAAAGCCCCAGGGCATATCTGTATCAATCACTTTCTCATTCCTGGCATGTCATTATTTCACTACAAACTTTACTCGCGTTCCATCCGGATATGTACTTAGTTGGTTTCCCACCCATGAGCCTGCGCCACGATTATCCTTGGGACTAATATATTGGATATCAGCTCCCGCTCCTCCTTCCGCACACATTGCCATTGGCCACTCATCCCGGTCTTTCCCCTTTTTAACCGGAACACCTTTGAGGGACAAATCCCGATTACCTTCAGCTCCACTGCGATCAATGGTGCATACATCGGAATGTCCTGCCTTGATTGCCGTCTTGATATGATTGGCCGTTTCGGGATAGCGCTCTGCCGGGAATGTGATGGTATGATCTACGCTTCCTTTGCTTCCCCCAAATTGGGATGGGATGTCCAGAGACCATTCTCCCCCAACCCATGCATAGAGAGCCACCATTAACATGGCCACCAGCGTCAATATCTGCTTTTTAAATCGTTGCCTGCCCTTGCTCTTTCTGCTTCTGCGTCTTTTACTCATGCTGTTTCTCCCCCATTCAACACTTGCATTATACCAGAACGCCAGTTCGCTAAACAATATAAAAAAACAGCCGACATACTCGGCTGCTCTGTATAGGCTACCCCACGTTAGGGATCGCCTGTTGTCGAAGTAAGGGCAAAGTAACCTCAAACTTCGTTCCTTTTCCCTCAATACTCTCCACCGTAATTTGACCATTCATCAGTTCGAGCAGCTCTTTACAGATGGTAAGCCCCAGTCCGCTGCCGCCAAATTTGCGTGCGTGGGAGACGTCCGTCTGCGTAAATGCCTCAAATAATTGATTAGTTTTATTTTCTGGAATGCCAATCCCCGTGTCATGGACAGTGAATACCAGGATAACGGTATCCCCTCGCTGCTCCTGAACATCGATCTGTAATTGTACTTCACCTTGTTCCGTAAATTTAATGGCGTTGCTGAGCAGGTTGTCCAGCACTTGGCGGAGACGCAGAGGATCACCCGTGAGTACATCAGGAATGGCCAGATCCGCATGACAGAGCAAGCGAATTTGTTTATTTTGCGCCGCGGGTTCATGCGTTTTAATAATCTGTTGAATCAGCTTCAACGGCTGAAATTCAATTTGCTCCACTTTCATTTTCCCTCTTCCCAGCTTGGCCATATCAAGACTATTGTTGACAATGTTCAGAAGAGCTTCCCCTGACTGGCGCGCAAGCTCCAGATACTCTTTCTGCTCCTCACTGTTGTCCCCCATGCCGACAAGTTCGATCATGCCCATAATCCCATTCAGCGGCGTACGAAGCTCATGGTTCAGTTTCCCAATGAACTCCATCTGCCCCCGACTGTTCATTTCCGTCAGCGAAGCTGCCATCCGCAACTGCTGCTCAGCATATTTCCGCTCCGAAATATCGTATTGAATCCCTACAAAAAACAGACATTCCCCTGAATCATCGAAAATAGGATCAATATTCAGTTCATTCCAGAACTTCTGTCCATTCTTTGTATAGTTCAGAATCTCTGTTTTGATCGACTGCTGCTTATTCAACGCTTCGCGGATATGCTGTACGGTTTTCGGGTCCGTATCTGGCCCTTGCAGGAACCGGCAATTCTGTCCAATTGACTCTTCAGCACTGTATCCGGTTAACTGAGTAAAATATTCATTTACATACATTAGCGGAAAATCAGGCAAGGTAGCGTCAACTACGGTCACGGAAGATTTAATTTTAGAGATAATAAATTCCCATTGTATAGCGAGTTGATTGTATTTAGTCATGCTTCCTCCTTCATCTCACCAAACTTAAGTATATTCATGCTCCTAATGAAGCTATCGATAACCCGATGGTATGTGATTATATAAAAACAATATAATTAATTGTAACATAGTTATTCAAGTCATGTGTTCCTTGGGTAATATCTGATAAATACATTCAAAAAAACTTATCAAGTCATCAGGAGGGGCACTCATGAAATTTTTATTAATCGTCATTATTATTATTTTGCTTGTTTTCTTTTTCACAAGACGTAAACGTTAATGTTGAGCCGGTCATGTAAAATGAGGAAGGAAGATCGGGTATGCGAACCCTCTTTTTTATATTCATGACACTTTGTATCATCAATCTGTGCTTCCCGAAATTTGGCTGGTATTTGCGTTACGGCTGGATTTCCAGGGGAGAGTCTGAACCCAGCAGACCATACATGGCGATGACCAGAATGACCAGTCTGTTGATGCTGCTTATCGCTTTTTCGCTCGTTGTGGCTTG contains these protein-coding regions:
- a CDS encoding YjcZ family sporulation protein; translation: MSEIKGTGYGYGYGGFGGGAWTSTGAILVLFILLVIISRTFVL
- a CDS encoding general stress protein, with protein sequence MTQLLIGLVRTEHEAIIMLNKLKEEGIADKYLGAVAKEQVNLEMVSEKTGLPLPLKGAGTDGALGVFKGVLAGLGKRMDQTMSIGKAVRKLAGNEIGSETDDLVLTLTEAGVSEEDANYYEDWLVQGHILVVVECSEEEAARIAPILLF
- a CDS encoding NucA/NucB deoxyribonuclease domain-containing protein; this translates as MSKRRRSRKSKGRQRFKKQILTLVAMLMVALYAWVGGEWSLDIPSQFGGSKGSVDHTITFPAERYPETANHIKTAIKAGHSDVCTIDRSGAEGNRDLSLKGVPVKKGKDRDEWPMAMCAEGGAGADIQYISPKDNRGAGSWVGNQLSTYPDGTRVKFVVK
- a CDS encoding glycerophosphodiester phosphodiesterase codes for the protein MKKVENIAHRGASAVCPENTMVAFERSLQLGATGIETDVQLSSDGRLVLIHDETLSRTAGAEGWVKDKSVEELRTLDAGAWFHADFAGERIPSLDELFDLVRGKDILLNLEMKNGIVSYKGMEEKLIQAIRDWDMEQQVILSSFNHASLVRCKRLAPEIRTAILYMEKLYRPYDYAAKLEASALHPYKLAVTREEVAAALAQGIATHPFTVNDPTEMQELINMGVKGIITDVPDVLAALTAVHSR
- a CDS encoding MalY/PatB family protein — protein: MKYDFDEIIDRTGTNAMNTDGFRQYIFNGTEDMKFPFKDEEFIRMWIADMEFATPPEIREAVKERLDRKIMGYSQVFDPAYYEAVSNWMHRYYDWSFPKEHLETSHGIIPALYELVEYICKPNEKVLIVTPSYGYFKSAAEHNHLELVCSDLINEQGHYSIDFADFEAKASDEQVTLCIFCNPHNPSGRVWSTEELQRVGEICLSHNVWVISDEIHCDLLRTGKKHTPLAKLFPNTDRIVTCMSPSKTFNMAGLMFSNVIIANEGLRTIWQKRHYGFKNPLSIAATQAAYEHGDEWLRQLKTYLDDNFAVVDQYVKRYLPQAVFHIPEATYLAWIDITAYVPSNVNLPLFFAEQAGVLLEDGHMFVANGGGCIRLNLACPRSVLEEGLRRISTVLVNKDEGIPVQV
- a CDS encoding insulinase family protein; this translates as MLKQLKPYKVLQERRIEELKSDAYLLEHQKSGAKIVLLSNQDDNKVFSIGFRTPPEDNTGVAHILEHSVLCGSKKFPAKDSFVELLKGSLNTFLNAMTYPDKTIYPIASRNDHDFHNLMDIYLDAVLHTNIYDNEKIFLQEGWNYNLTSAEDELTYNGVVYNEMKGAFSSPERIVRREVLNSLFPDTTYSCESGGFPDAIPDLTYQGLLDFHSRYYHPSNSFIYLYGDMDMEEKLQWLDENYLSEYDRIEIDSAIQPQPAFGERVDAVKTYSAGSTESEVDNSFLTYNAVIGTSLDKELNISFQILLYALLNAPGAVLKQALLDKGIAKDVYGTYDDSLYQPVFTVGLKKSNLASKEDFLGTVKEVLERVVKEGFDPKALLAGINSYEFNHREADYGRMPKGLIYGFSSLQSWLYDVDAPFTHLEANDVFAELRTKMTEGYFEKLIETYLLKNTHTSFVAVTPDKGLNARKEEALKAHLKSVQAGLSQEEIQQLIQRTEALAEYQNAPSTKEQQQVIPTLSIEDIEPKASTLYQTVNQVEGTTVLHHNIYTNGIGYLRLLFDIKEVPRRLLPYVGLLKSVLGYVDTQNFSFNELSNEIHIHSGGIHSGIGTYANAHEHSDFKATYEFNAKVLYDKLGFAFDMIKEIVFTSKFDDSKRLYEIIAQLKGNLQRNLISGGHSAGIGRSTSKHSAVADFREAVSGITFYQWLEELQANFEARKEELSTSLQSLTGFIFRPENLLVSYTADDQGYAGLEKQVSDLKAKLFTQDVAKEKEAFTPVHHKEGFRSPSEVQYVVQTGNFIDKGYSYTGSLRVLQGILSLDYLWNNIRAKGGAYGCMSGFRRNGDSYVASYRDPNLEKTYKVYEEMPQYLKDFKADKREMTRYIIGAIQDLDTPRTPYGEGSFSLECYLSNVTESDLQKERDEVLSTTESDIIGFAELVSAILEQQQRCVIGNENKIEDQKQLFDETLDLIKN
- a CDS encoding helix-turn-helix domain-containing protein, with product MNTINQEVGKKIRNFRKWKGLTVQQLADQIHKSKATLSKYESGDITLDVVTLHQIADSLNIQVEQLLYIEPKQASPLMNTVPSSFFKNSTRFYSYFYDGRNNSLIRCVIDMMAQSDANRYRTVMYMNVKNFENYQECENMYWGHTEHYDTLTTLILKNQATPLENLYINILASFQESEKKWGLMAGVSFRPFMPIALKMLFSRTPLPENQELYNELKMSKEDLRTLKIYNMLAVT
- the ung gene encoding uracil-DNA glycosylase, whose translation is MFGNDWDTVLQEETEAEYFNNIRYALAAEYKTQTIFPPKEDLFSALKLTPYHKVKAVIIGQDPYHGAGQAQGLSFSVRPGVRIPPSLKNIYKELHADLGLPIPNHGSLVHWAEQGVLLLNAVLTVREGQPNSHQGLGWQTFTDAVIRALNERSEPMVFMLWGSHAQKKGAFINRDKHLVLESTHPSPLAAHRGFLGSRPFSKANEFLTSKGIEPIDWTIPEN
- a CDS encoding TIGR00730 family Rossman fold protein, with translation MKRICVFAGSNPGNHPDYTQQAIKLGKQIADSGYALVYGGSCMGLMGAVADAALEQGGEVIGVMPTGLFRGEVVHGGLTQLIEVGTMHERKATMAELSDGFVALPGGMGTFEELFEVLCWAQIGIHRKPVGLLNVNGYYEPLMKMVEHSVHEGFSNTSHLSLWSLESDPAELLNRMSSYIPAQLTQKWSQLQDK